The Streptomyces sp. CC0208 genome window below encodes:
- a CDS encoding MFS transporter gives MPSPYRALFAAPGSRTFSAAGFVGRMPLSMMGIGVVTMISQLTGRYGLAGSLSATIALAAAVIGPQVSRLVDLHGQRRVLRPATLVALVASAGILLAAHFRWPDWVLFVCAVGIGSVPSLGAMIRARWAALYSGTPQLHTAYSFESVIDEVCFIFGPILSIGLSTAWFPEAGPLLAACFLAVGVFWLTAQRATEPAPHPRGQDGGRTALRAPGLQVLVATFVATGAIFGAVDVVTVAFADEQGHKGAASLVLALYAAGSCVAGLVFGLLHFRGRPEPRWLLGICAMAVSMIPLLLVGNLPFLAVALFVAGLSIAPTMITTMSLIEQHVPRAQLTEGMTWISTGLAVGVALGSSVAGWVIDAAGARAGYGVPAVSGAVAVAVGFLGYRRLKRPVPRRGGSVEHGSEREERHVA, from the coding sequence GTGCCCAGCCCTTACCGCGCCCTGTTCGCCGCCCCCGGCTCCAGGACTTTCTCCGCCGCGGGCTTCGTCGGCCGGATGCCGCTGTCGATGATGGGCATCGGCGTGGTCACGATGATCTCCCAGCTCACCGGCAGGTACGGCCTGGCGGGCTCGCTGTCGGCCACCATCGCGCTGGCGGCCGCGGTGATCGGGCCGCAGGTCTCCCGGCTGGTGGACCTGCACGGTCAGCGGCGGGTGCTGCGCCCGGCGACCCTCGTCGCGCTGGTGGCGTCCGCCGGGATACTGCTCGCCGCGCACTTCCGCTGGCCGGACTGGGTGCTGTTCGTGTGCGCCGTCGGCATCGGCTCGGTGCCGAGCCTCGGCGCGATGATCCGCGCGCGGTGGGCGGCCCTGTACAGCGGCACCCCGCAACTGCACACCGCGTACTCCTTCGAGTCGGTGATCGACGAGGTCTGCTTCATCTTCGGGCCGATCCTCTCCATCGGGTTGTCCACTGCCTGGTTCCCGGAGGCGGGTCCGCTGCTCGCCGCCTGCTTCCTGGCGGTCGGCGTGTTCTGGCTGACCGCGCAGCGGGCCACCGAGCCGGCCCCGCACCCGCGCGGGCAGGACGGCGGCCGTACGGCACTGCGCGCGCCGGGTCTGCAGGTCCTGGTGGCCACCTTCGTGGCGACCGGGGCGATCTTCGGGGCGGTGGACGTGGTCACCGTGGCCTTCGCCGACGAGCAGGGCCACAAGGGTGCCGCGAGCCTCGTGCTCGCGCTCTACGCGGCGGGCTCGTGCGTCGCGGGTCTCGTGTTCGGCCTGTTGCACTTCAGGGGACGGCCCGAACCTCGCTGGCTGCTGGGCATATGCGCCATGGCCGTGAGTATGATCCCCCTCCTACTGGTCGGAAACTTGCCGTTTCTGGCCGTGGCGCTGTTCGTCGCGGGCCTGTCCATCGCTCCCACGATGATCACGACGATGTCGCTGATCGAACAGCACGTACCACGCGCGCAACTGACCGAAGGCATGACCTGGATCAGTACGGGGCTCGCGGTCGGGGTCGCGCTCGGCTCCTCCGTGGCCGGCTGGGTGATCGACGCGGCCGGTGCGCGTGCCGGGTACGGGGTTCCGGCGGTGTCCGGGGCCGTCGCGGTCGCGGTCGGTTTCCTGGGGTACCGCCGGCTCAAGAGGCCGGTTCCAC
- a CDS encoding ferrochelatase has product MRDALDATPYDALLLLSFGGPEGPDDVVPFLENVTRGRGIPKERLKEVGQHYFLFGGVSPINDQNRALLDALRKDFAEHGLDLPIYWGNRNWAPYLTDTLREMVADGHRRVLVLATSAYASYSGCRQYRENLAESLAALQAEGLEPPRIDKLRHYFNHPGFLEPMIDGVIASLAELPEDVRDGAHIAFSTHSIPNASADTSGPVEGHGEGGAYVAQHLEVSRLIADAVRERTGVDHPWQLVYQSRSGAPHIPWLEPDICDHLEERHASGVPAVVIAPIGFVSDHMEVLYDLDTEAKAKAEELGLPMRRSATVGDDPRFAAAVRDLVLERAAVERGQEVTPCALGALGAGHNVCPVGCCPARAPKPAAAGVDSPYA; this is encoded by the coding sequence ATGCGAGACGCGCTCGACGCCACCCCCTACGACGCCCTGCTCCTGCTCTCGTTCGGAGGCCCGGAGGGCCCGGACGACGTGGTCCCGTTCCTGGAGAACGTGACGCGCGGGCGTGGCATCCCCAAGGAACGCCTGAAGGAAGTCGGTCAGCACTACTTCCTGTTCGGCGGGGTCAGCCCCATCAACGACCAGAACCGCGCCCTGCTGGACGCCCTGCGCAAGGACTTCGCGGAGCACGGCCTGGACCTGCCGATCTACTGGGGCAACCGCAACTGGGCGCCCTACCTCACGGACACCCTGCGCGAAATGGTCGCCGACGGCCACCGCCGCGTCCTGGTCCTCGCCACCAGCGCCTACGCCTCCTACTCGGGCTGCCGCCAGTACCGCGAGAACCTCGCCGAGTCACTGGCGGCCCTTCAGGCCGAGGGCCTGGAGCCGCCGCGGATCGACAAGCTGCGGCACTACTTCAACCACCCCGGCTTCCTGGAGCCCATGATCGACGGGGTGATCGCGTCCCTCGCCGAGCTCCCCGAGGACGTCCGCGACGGCGCCCACATCGCCTTCTCGACCCACTCGATCCCGAACGCGTCCGCGGACACTTCCGGACCGGTGGAGGGCCACGGCGAGGGCGGCGCGTACGTCGCGCAGCACCTGGAGGTCTCCCGGCTGATCGCCGACGCCGTCCGGGAGCGCACCGGCGTCGACCACCCCTGGCAGCTCGTGTACCAGTCGCGCTCCGGCGCCCCGCACATCCCGTGGCTGGAGCCCGACATCTGCGACCACCTGGAGGAGCGCCACGCGTCCGGCGTCCCGGCCGTGGTGATCGCGCCCATCGGCTTCGTCTCCGACCACATGGAGGTCCTCTACGACCTCGACACGGAGGCCAAGGCCAAGGCCGAGGAGCTCGGCCTGCCGATGCGCCGCTCGGCGACCGTCGGCGACGACCCCCGCTTCGCCGCCGCTGTCCGCGACCTGGTCCTGGAGCGGGCCGCGGTGGAGCGCGGTCAGGAGGTCACGCCCTGCGCCCTCGGCGCGCTGGGCGCCGGCCACAACGTCTGCCCGGTCGGCTGCTGCCCGGCCCGCGCCCCCAAGCCCGCCGCCGCGGGCGTCGACAGCCCGTACGCGTGA
- a CDS encoding inositol monophosphatase family protein: MTDPLHAELLRLAQEAARRAGALLRDGRPADLAVARTKSSPIDVVTEMDIAAEKLITGLISEHRPDDGFLGEEGAATEGTSGVRWVVDPLDGTVNYLYGLPTWSVSIAAEQDGETVVGVVAAPMRGETYHAVRGEGAWATGAWEGERRLACRPAPPLEQALVSTGFNYVTEVRTHQAEVARKMIPLLRDIRRGGSAAVDLCDLAAGRLDGYYERGLNAWDYGAGDLIAREAGALTGGRPGERPNPALTVAGTPGVFEPLQQLLEDFGAWHD, from the coding sequence GTGACCGACCCCCTGCACGCGGAACTGCTTCGGCTGGCCCAGGAGGCCGCCCGGCGCGCCGGCGCCCTGCTGCGCGACGGCCGCCCGGCCGACCTCGCGGTCGCCAGGACCAAGTCCAGCCCCATCGACGTGGTGACCGAGATGGACATCGCGGCGGAGAAGCTGATCACCGGCCTGATCTCCGAGCACCGCCCGGACGACGGCTTCCTCGGCGAGGAGGGGGCCGCCACCGAGGGCACCAGCGGCGTCCGCTGGGTCGTCGACCCACTCGACGGGACGGTCAACTACCTTTACGGGCTGCCGACTTGGTCCGTCTCCATCGCCGCCGAGCAGGACGGCGAGACCGTCGTCGGGGTCGTCGCGGCGCCGATGCGCGGCGAGACGTACCACGCGGTCCGCGGCGAGGGCGCCTGGGCCACCGGCGCGTGGGAGGGCGAGCGCAGGCTGGCCTGCCGCCCGGCGCCGCCCCTGGAGCAGGCCCTGGTGTCGACCGGCTTCAACTACGTCACCGAGGTCCGCACCCACCAGGCCGAGGTGGCCCGGAAGATGATCCCCCTGTTGCGCGACATCCGCCGCGGCGGCTCGGCGGCGGTCGACCTGTGCGACCTGGCCGCGGGCCGCCTGGACGGCTACTACGAGCGGGGCCTGAACGCCTGGGACTACGGGGCGGGCGACCTCATCGCCCGAGAAGCGGGCGCCCTGACCGGCGGCCGCCCCGGAGAGCGCCCCAACCCCGCCCTGACCGTCGCCGGTACCCCGGGGGTCTTCGAGCCCCTCCAGCAGCTCCTGGAGGACTTCGGGGCCTGGCACGACTGA